The following are encoded in a window of Chloroflexota bacterium genomic DNA:
- a CDS encoding WecB/TagA/CpsF family glycosyltransferase, with product MDPPALPHPRALTFLGVRVHDITFAETLAWMDAAIAAGVPHQICTVNPEFLMLAQRDYTFRAVLDHSDLNVPDGGFLLWAAWRRGDRLRERVTGSDGLPLFAALAARKGYRLFFLGAAEGIARRAADILAARNPGLQIAGCYAGSPALDDEDAIIARVQATRPDALFVAFGAPQQDLWIARNAARLGVPVMMGIGGAFDFIAGAVPRAPQWMRRAGLEWLFRLIRQPWRWRRQLAIWQFAWLTLQGRV from the coding sequence ATGGACCCGCCGGCTCTGCCCCATCCGCGCGCGCTTACCTTCCTCGGCGTGCGCGTGCACGATATAACGTTTGCGGAAACGCTCGCCTGGATGGACGCGGCGATCGCCGCCGGCGTGCCGCACCAGATCTGCACGGTCAACCCCGAGTTCCTCATGCTGGCGCAGCGCGATTACACGTTCCGCGCCGTGCTCGATCATAGCGACCTGAACGTCCCCGATGGCGGCTTCCTCCTGTGGGCCGCGTGGCGGCGCGGCGATAGGTTGCGCGAGCGCGTGACCGGCTCGGACGGACTGCCGCTGTTCGCCGCCCTGGCCGCCCGCAAAGGATACCGGCTGTTCTTCCTCGGCGCCGCGGAGGGCATCGCCCGGCGCGCCGCCGATATCCTGGCGGCCCGTAACCCCGGACTTCAAATCGCCGGCTGTTATGCCGGATCGCCCGCGCTGGACGACGAGGATGCTATCATCGCGCGCGTGCAAGCCACCCGGCCCGATGCGCTGTTCGTCGCCTTCGGCGCGCCCCAACAAGACCTCTGGATTGCGCGCAACGCCGCGCGGCTCGGCGTGCCGGTAATGATGGGTATCGGTGGGGCATTCGACTTCATCGCCGGAGCGGTACCGCGCGCCCCGCAGTGGATGCGCCGCGCCGGGCTGGAGTGGCTGTTCCGGCTGATCCGGCAGCCGTGGCGCTGGCGGCGGCAACTAGCGATCTGGCAGTTCGCATGGCTGACTCTGCAAGGCAGAGTATAA
- a CDS encoding glycosyltransferase family 9 protein: protein MSQPQHILVIKLSDIGDVLTATPALRALRQTFSGARIDILVPPGSAGILSGSTLIDEVIVFDKFVYDEIGDALGPGAVASALSFFRQLRTRRYDTLVLLHHLSTRWGALKWQLLAGAVGAPVRAGLDNGRGGFLTHRVPDAGFGAKHEVEHGLAVVEAIGAKTTDRLLDLPISSRDQTAAEHLISHQFFPAVRPAMLNPQQTTDPRLLALRPIPDRIVAVHPGSGSYSPARRWPLERWEQLGQALITRGAHVLIVGTSGDGGRELGQRLPAATDLTGKTTLLQLASVLQNCDLFVGADSGVMHVACAAGARVVALFGTTNPKAWGPWTAPGHSVVVASETPGCPCAYIGFRLPSKADEQAACMEGIGVERVLEAINGLIGASMPR from the coding sequence ATGAGTCAACCACAACACATCCTCGTGATTAAACTGTCGGACATTGGCGATGTGCTGACGGCGACGCCGGCGCTGCGCGCCCTGCGGCAGACGTTCAGCGGCGCGCGCATCGACATCCTCGTGCCGCCCGGCTCGGCGGGCATCCTGTCGGGATCGACGCTCATCGACGAGGTGATCGTCTTCGACAAGTTCGTCTACGACGAGATCGGCGACGCGCTGGGCCCGGGCGCTGTGGCGTCGGCGCTGTCGTTCTTCCGGCAGTTGCGCACGCGCAGGTACGACACGCTGGTGTTGCTGCACCATCTCTCCACGCGCTGGGGCGCGCTCAAGTGGCAACTGCTGGCCGGCGCGGTCGGCGCGCCGGTGCGCGCGGGGCTGGACAACGGGCGGGGCGGCTTCCTGACACACCGCGTGCCCGATGCGGGCTTCGGCGCGAAGCACGAAGTCGAGCACGGCCTCGCCGTCGTCGAGGCGATCGGCGCAAAGACCACCGACCGCCTGCTCGATCTGCCGATCAGTTCGCGCGACCAGACGGCCGCCGAGCACCTGATCTCGCACCAGTTCTTTCCGGCCGTGCGCCCGGCAATGCTTAACCCGCAGCAGACCACCGACCCGCGCCTGCTCGCCCTGCGCCCGATCCCCGACCGCATCGTGGCCGTTCACCCGGGCAGCGGCAGTTACTCGCCCGCGCGCCGCTGGCCGCTGGAACGCTGGGAACAACTGGGACAGGCGCTCATTACGCGCGGCGCGCATGTGTTGATCGTCGGCACGTCCGGCGACGGCGGGCGCGAACTGGGGCAGCGACTGCCCGCCGCAACCGACCTGACCGGCAAGACGACGCTGCTGCAGTTGGCGTCGGTGCTGCAGAACTGCGACCTGTTCGTCGGCGCGGATTCCGGCGTCATGCACGTCGCCTGCGCGGCCGGCGCGCGCGTGGTCGCGCTGTTCGGCACGACGAACCCCAAGGCGTGGGGGCCGTGGACCGCGCCGGGCCACAGTGTCGTGGTGGCCTCGGAGACGCCCGGCTGCCCGTGCGCGTACATCGGCTTCCGCCTCCCGTCGAAAGCGGATGAGCAGGCGGCGTGCATGGAGGGCATCGGCGTCGAGCGCGTGCTCGAAGCGATCAACGGGCTGATCGGCGCCAGCATGCCGCGTTAG
- a CDS encoding glycosyltransferase family 4 protein — translation MLIGIDASRAARAQRTGTENYALQVIRRMTADDGVHRWRLYLQAPPPPGLFPARAETRVIGVPRLWTHIGLGWETWRRPPDALFVPAHVLPIAHPRCTVVTIHDLGHRYFPEAHTPAQRAYLEWSTRRAVRHATRLIAVSAATRDDLVRLYGADAQRIRVVHHGVDAPSDAAPTAPLPRFDPPLAPRWLVAVGTVQPRKNYARLIEAFAAFSRPREELSLVIIGRPGWNAEPIIAQARAAGVIVTGHIPDDARDALVRGAAAYVLPSLYEGFGMPILEAQALGVPVVTSSTSSCPEAAGDGALLVDPLDVRAIAAAMHRVLDDDTLRQSLIARGRANAARFTWERCAAATLSVLEEAATATIRE, via the coding sequence ATGCTGATCGGCATTGACGCCAGCCGCGCGGCGCGAGCGCAGCGCACCGGCACCGAGAACTACGCTTTGCAGGTCATCCGGCGCATGACGGCGGACGACGGCGTGCACCGCTGGCGGCTGTACTTGCAGGCGCCGCCGCCGCCCGGCCTGTTTCCGGCGCGCGCGGAAACGCGCGTGATCGGCGTGCCGCGCCTCTGGACGCACATCGGGCTTGGCTGGGAGACGTGGCGGCGGCCGCCTGACGCGCTGTTTGTGCCGGCGCATGTGCTGCCGATCGCGCACCCGCGCTGCACGGTCGTGACGATTCACGACCTCGGCCACCGGTACTTTCCGGAGGCGCATACGCCCGCCCAGCGCGCATATCTCGAATGGAGTACGCGGCGCGCGGTGCGGCACGCCACGCGGCTGATCGCCGTATCGGCGGCCACGCGCGACGACTTGGTGCGGCTGTACGGCGCCGACGCACAGCGCATCCGCGTGGTGCATCACGGCGTGGATGCGCCGTCGGATGCCGCGCCTACTGCGCCGCTGCCGCGCTTCGATCCGCCGCTGGCGCCGCGCTGGCTGGTCGCGGTCGGCACGGTCCAGCCGCGCAAGAACTACGCGCGCCTGATCGAGGCGTTTGCGGCGTTCAGCCGCCCGCGCGAGGAACTGTCGCTCGTGATCATCGGGCGGCCGGGCTGGAACGCGGAGCCGATCATCGCGCAGGCGCGCGCGGCGGGCGTAATCGTGACCGGGCACATCCCGGACGACGCGCGCGATGCGCTGGTGCGCGGCGCGGCGGCCTACGTGCTGCCGAGCCTGTACGAGGGCTTCGGCATGCCGATCCTGGAAGCGCAGGCGCTTGGCGTGCCGGTCGTGACGAGCAGCACCTCGTCGTGCCCGGAAGCGGCCGGCGACGGCGCCCTGCTGGTCGACCCGCTCGACGTACGCGCCATCGCGGCAGCGATGCACCGCGTGCTGGACGACGACACGCTGCGCCAGTCGCTGATCGCGCGCGGGCGCGCCAACGCGGCTCGTTTCACATGGGAGCGCTGCGCCGCCGCGACGCTGAGCGTGCTGGAAGAGGCGGCCACAGCGACTATCCGCGAATAA
- a CDS encoding OmcA/MtrC family decaheme c-type cytochrome, with translation MQTKKHLVMAMIVAALLLLALPLLSACQPAPGPAGAAGSAGPAGPAGAAGPAGPAGPAGKNAVVAPGPGIKAEITKVDITADLKPVVTFKMVDSIGNIVRVADLDANSLRFGIAKLVTDKASGVSSMQDYLVNPTVGAPYTFQGKTVQPALEKSTVGAVDQGGKVTETEAGFTYVFSRTIPADFDKTASTMVTLQATRNARAYVANANFWFVPAGGTATPREVVKTAACNACHDVVKGHGGQRVDFPNCMVCHTDQTVQATSGSSADAKVMFHQLHNASSIQSVAKGKKPYNWGSNDFSGATWSQDQRNCTTCHTKDAAQADNWKNVPSRAACGSCHNGIDWATGKAKYEGLKDHAAGAQKDDSGCKTCHAADSGNEFDASVVGAHTIPAKSKQLKGLVYTLDKATVTPGAKPSVEFTLKDGKGGALDANKMDFMEAVIAYPASDYQTSIREQPNSIPAAGAAPFVRPGTLEDLGGGKFRYTFKDPIPADWKGTAGVGMAAYYMTTIKGPRGVDTVVREGNNNPVLYVALDGTSKPTARRAIVDRKLCNQCHLDLGSPAAFSVHGGIRRNPEYCVMCHNANATDEAQRPKDKGTPESIHLGYMVHSLHMGEERAQDTSFYGRGVANTEDIVYPTSAQQRNCAKCHVGTSFTLPLSAAAQPQVVSQGGKVVTTTPAIQSNCKGCHAGKEALGHFQIMTANGTTETCTVCHAGGKEFAVQDVHK, from the coding sequence ATGCAAACCAAGAAGCACCTCGTCATGGCGATGATCGTCGCTGCGCTGCTTCTGCTCGCCCTGCCGTTGCTGAGCGCATGCCAGCCGGCGCCCGGCCCCGCCGGCGCAGCCGGCTCCGCCGGACCGGCCGGCCCTGCCGGCGCAGCCGGTCCTGCCGGCCCCGCAGGCCCCGCAGGCAAAAACGCCGTCGTCGCACCCGGACCCGGCATCAAAGCCGAAATCACAAAGGTCGACATTACCGCTGACCTCAAGCCGGTCGTGACCTTCAAGATGGTTGACAGTATTGGCAATATCGTTCGCGTGGCCGACCTGGATGCGAACAGCCTCCGCTTCGGCATTGCCAAGCTGGTGACCGACAAGGCCAGCGGCGTGTCGTCGATGCAGGACTACCTCGTGAATCCGACTGTAGGCGCGCCCTATACGTTCCAGGGCAAGACCGTCCAGCCCGCTTTGGAGAAGTCGACGGTCGGTGCCGTGGATCAGGGCGGCAAGGTGACGGAGACCGAAGCCGGCTTCACGTACGTGTTCAGTCGCACGATCCCCGCCGACTTTGACAAGACAGCCTCAACAATGGTGACCCTGCAGGCCACCCGCAACGCGCGCGCGTACGTCGCGAACGCGAACTTCTGGTTCGTGCCAGCCGGTGGCACCGCCACGCCGCGCGAAGTCGTGAAGACCGCAGCCTGCAACGCGTGCCACGACGTGGTCAAGGGCCATGGCGGCCAGCGCGTCGATTTCCCGAACTGCATGGTCTGCCACACCGACCAGACGGTTCAGGCCACGTCCGGCAGCTCGGCTGATGCCAAGGTGATGTTCCACCAACTGCACAACGCGTCGAGCATCCAGAGCGTGGCGAAGGGCAAGAAGCCGTACAATTGGGGCTCGAATGACTTCAGCGGCGCCACCTGGTCGCAGGATCAGCGCAATTGCACGACCTGCCATACCAAGGATGCCGCGCAGGCCGACAACTGGAAGAACGTTCCCAGCCGCGCCGCTTGCGGTTCGTGCCACAACGGCATTGACTGGGCGACTGGCAAGGCGAAGTACGAAGGCTTGAAGGACCACGCGGCCGGCGCGCAGAAGGACGACTCGGGCTGCAAGACGTGCCACGCGGCGGACAGCGGCAACGAGTTCGACGCGTCGGTGGTCGGGGCACACACGATCCCCGCCAAGTCGAAGCAGTTGAAGGGCTTGGTGTACACGCTGGACAAGGCGACTGTTACACCCGGCGCCAAGCCGTCGGTTGAGTTCACGCTCAAGGATGGCAAGGGCGGCGCGCTCGACGCGAACAAGATGGACTTCATGGAAGCCGTGATCGCGTACCCGGCGTCGGACTACCAGACGTCGATTCGCGAGCAGCCGAATTCAATCCCGGCTGCTGGCGCCGCTCCGTTCGTGCGGCCCGGCACGCTGGAAGATCTCGGCGGCGGCAAGTTCCGCTACACGTTCAAGGACCCGATCCCGGCCGATTGGAAGGGCACGGCAGGTGTCGGTATGGCCGCGTACTACATGACGACGATCAAGGGCCCGCGCGGCGTGGACACCGTGGTGCGCGAAGGCAACAACAACCCGGTGCTCTACGTGGCGTTGGACGGAACCTCGAAGCCGACAGCGCGGCGCGCGATCGTTGATCGCAAGCTGTGCAACCAGTGTCACCTCGACCTCGGCAGCCCGGCGGCGTTCTCGGTGCACGGCGGTATCCGGCGCAATCCGGAATACTGCGTGATGTGCCACAACGCCAACGCGACCGACGAGGCGCAGCGCCCGAAGGACAAGGGCACGCCGGAGTCGATCCACCTCGGCTACATGGTGCATAGCCTGCACATGGGCGAGGAACGCGCTCAGGATACGTCGTTCTACGGCCGCGGCGTCGCGAACACGGAAGATATCGTGTACCCGACCTCGGCGCAGCAGCGCAACTGCGCGAAGTGCCACGTCGGCACCTCGTTCACGTTGCCGCTGTCGGCCGCGGCACAGCCGCAGGTTGTTTCGCAGGGTGGAAAGGTCGTCACGACGACCCCGGCCATCCAGTCGAACTGTAAGGGTTGCCATGCGGGCAAGGAAGCGCTGGGCCATTTCCAGATCATGACGGCGAATGGCACCACCGAGACCTGCACCGTCTGCCATGCAGGCGGCAAGGAATTCGCCGTGCAGGACGTGCACAAGTAG
- a CDS encoding Rieske (2Fe-2S) protein has protein sequence MTHNAQSSSAPVTRRGFIQVLLGFSVVSTVVGILTPVIGYLLPKSAAASSSGPVEVGAVADFPAGQAKIVSVNDKPVIIINNKTGGMKAYSAICTHLGCIVSWNDRKNSIMCPCHDGFFNPVTGAVVSGPPPKPLPSFELIVRDGKVLIGKQVA, from the coding sequence ATGACACACAATGCTCAAAGTTCATCTGCGCCCGTGACGCGGCGCGGCTTCATCCAGGTCCTGCTTGGCTTCTCGGTCGTCTCGACGGTCGTCGGCATCCTGACGCCGGTGATCGGCTACCTGCTGCCCAAGAGCGCGGCGGCCAGCAGCAGTGGCCCGGTCGAGGTCGGCGCCGTCGCAGACTTCCCGGCCGGCCAGGCCAAGATCGTGTCGGTCAACGACAAACCGGTTATTATCATCAACAATAAGACGGGTGGCATGAAGGCCTATTCCGCCATCTGCACGCATCTCGGCTGCATCGTCTCGTGGAACGACCGCAAGAACAGCATCATGTGCCCGTGCCATGACGGCTTCTTCAATCCGGTCACAGGCGCGGTCGTATCGGGTCCGCCGCCCAAACCGCTGCCGTCATTCGAGTTGATCGTGCGCGACGGCAAGGTGTTGATCGGCAAGCAGGTGGCCTAG